GACGGAAGTGCTGAGCCCGGCGCCGTCGGTGGCGACGCGTCGTGCCGAAGCCACCCGCTGGATCGCCGGCCTGCATGATGAACTGACGTCGTTCTTCGGCCGTCTCGACGGCGGTGGCACCTTCACCGAAGATCGGTGGGAGCGCCCCGGCGGCGGTGGTGGTGTGGCGCGTGTGATGACCGATGGCGTGACCTTCGAGAAGGCCGGGATCAATCGCTCAGCGGTGATGGGCGAGTTGCCGGAGCTTGCGGCGCGACGCCTGGGCGGCCGTGGTGCCGCCGCCGGTGCCACGCACTTCTTCGCGACCGGGGTGAGTCTGGTGGTGCACCCGCGCAGTCCGAAGGTGCCTACGGTGCATCTCAATGTGCGCTATTTCGAGCTCACCGACGAGCACGGCAATCTCACGGACAGCTGGTTCGGCGGCGGCACGGATCTCACGCCGTTCTACCCGCATGTCGCAGACGGCGTGACGTTCCATCGCGCCCTGCGCGACATGGCCGACAAGCATCACGCACGGTTCTATCCGGACTTCAAGCAGTGGTGCGACGAGTACTTCGTGAACGTCCATCGCGACAACGAAGCGCGCGGCATCGGCGGCATCTTCTTTGATCACCTGCGTCCCGACGAGGCCTCCCACGACCTCGATCACGCGGGTGTGCAGGCGTTCGTGAGCGACGTGGCCCGGGTGTTGCGACATGCGTATGAGCCGATCGTCGAACGTCGTCGACACGAAGCGTTCAACGAGGCCGAGCGAGAGTTCCAGCTCGTGCGGCGCGGGCGGTACGTTGAGTTCAACCTCGTGCATGACCGTGGGACGATCTTCGGCCTGCAGACCAATGCGCGGGTGGAAAGCGTGCTCATGAGCTTGCCGCCGCTGGCGATGTGGCAGTACTCCCCGCGTTACGCCCCCGATTCCTTCGAGGCTCGACTGGTGCGTATGCTCGAGCCCCGCGACTGGATTACGGACGCGACAGGAGAATGACAGATGCGTGCCCTCGCTGACTATCGCGACACCGTGCCACCTTCCGAACAGGACGCTGGCGACCAACGTTCGGTCGCGGTCGTCGGCGCCGGCATCACCGGACTCGTCGCCGCGTATGAACTACGTCGGCGCGGGGTAAACGTCACGTTGTATGAAGCGAGCGGTCAGGCCGGCGGCGCGATTCGTACGTCGCACACCGATGGCTTTCTCGCCGAGCACGGCCCCAATTCGTTCGTCACGTCGGCAGCGGTCGACGCGCTGATCGCACAGCTGGATCTGCAGGACGACGTGGTGGAGGCGAACCCGAAGGCGAACCGTCGCTACATCGTGCGCAACGGGACGCTCCAGTCGTTTCCGATGACGCCGCCGGCGATGCTCGCCACGCGACTGTTTTCGCTCAAGGCCAAGTTGCGCGTGTTGTTGGAGCCGTTGGTGCGCACCCGCGCCACCGACGCCGACGAATCCGTGGCGTCGTTCGTGCGCCGTCGGATGGGGCACGAAGTACTGGACTATGCGGTGGATCCGTTCATCTCCGGTATTTTCGCGGGCGATACTGAAACGCTGAGCATGATGCACGCCTTCCCGCGTGTCTTCGATCTCGAGCGACGGTATGGATCGCTGTCGGCCGGTCTCATGGCTACTCGCGGGAAAATGCCGCCGGCGCCGGGCGAGGCCTCGGACGCCGACCTTGCCGACCTGGAGCGCGCCCCCGCTGGACCGCCGACGCGCGCCAGACTGATTTCGTTCGTTGACGGGATGCAGACCCTCACCGACGCGCTGGCCGCGTCGCTGGTGGGCACGATGCGCCTGGACTGCCCCGTGCGCCTGCTTCATCGGAACGAAGGTCGCTGGGTCGTCGAAGCTGGTCAGGATGGCGCCTCGCGCGCCCGCACCGTCGACGCGGTGGTCATGGCGACCCCAGCGCACGTGCTGGCCGCAATGGAGTTGCCGGCGGCGCTTCGTAAGAATGCGGCGTTGGTGGAGCGCGTGGAGTATCCGCCGGTCAGCACGCTCACGCTGGGCTTCGAGCGAGCCGATGTCGCGCATGCGCTCGATGGCTTCGGCATGCTGATCCCGTCGAAGGAAAAGCGCAGCATGCTCGGCGCGCAGTTCAGCTCGTCGCTGTTCCCCGATCGCGCGCCGGATGGTCACGTCGCCATCACCTGCTTCGTCGGTGGCGCTCGTATGCCGGAGCGCGCGCGCGAAGACACTGACTTGTTGGTGGAGCGCGTGCTGATCGACCTGCGTCAGCTATTGGGTGTACGCGGCGAACCAATCTTCGCCAAGCACGTTTACTGGTCGCGGGGCATTCCGCAGTACACGGTCGGCTATCAGGCGGTGAAGGACGCCGCGGACGAAACCGAGTTGTCCAACCCGGGACTCTATCTCGCTGGCAACTACCGCAACGGTGTTTCAGTGGGAGACTGCGTGGCCAGCGGACACCAGATCGCCCACCGGGTCGCGAACTACCTCGCCCGAGCAGGCTGATCGGGCGGCGGGTCGGCATCACCGCACTGAGTGCGGTTGCCGACCGACGGGCGAGCGCATAGCGTCCGTGCATGACCGCACTCGATCTCCTCTGTATTGCGCCACACCGCGACGACGCCGAACTCACCTGTGGCGGGACGCTCATCAAAGCGGTCGACGCCGGCCATCGCGTTGGTGTACTCGACCTGACGCAGGGCGAGATGGGCACCAAGGGCTCGGCTGAGCTGCGAGCGGCCGAGGCCGCGCACGGGGCCCGCGTGATGGGGGTGCACGTACGTGAGAACCTCGGACTCCCTGACGCCGGAATCAGCAATACCGACGACACGCGCGGCCGCCTGGTGCAGGTACTGCGCCGACTGCGTCCCCGCGTCGTGATCATTCCGGCACCGCGTGGCCGTCATCCCGATCATCGCCGCACCACCGAGCTGGCGCGCGACGCGTGCTTCCTGAGCGGACTCGCGAAGTATCAGCCGGGTGATCACCCGGCCTTTCGTCCATTCAAGCTGTTGCACGTCGTCACCTACCGTGAAGACGCGGTGAAGCCATCGTTCGTCGTCGACATCAGCGCGCAGTTCGCACGCAAGCTCGAGGCGATCAAGTGCTACGGGTCGCAATTCGACGGGACGACGCAGGCGGGGGAAGTGTATCCGAATGGTGAGCCGCTGTATGACATTGTCACGCATCATGCGGCACATTACGGCTCGCTCATTCGCGTGCAATACGGCGAACCCTTCTACACCGACGAAACCCTGCAGATCGACGACGTCACCACCCTGGGCGTCTCCACGTTCTGAGTGCACTCTCCTTTTCCGCCGATCATTTCGCATGAGTGAAGCCGCGCACGCACACACGTCGAGCATCGACTACGGCAGCTATTTACGGCTGCCGGAGCTTCTGGAGCTCCAGACACTGCAGTCGTCGCCGGAGCATCCCGACGAACTGCTGTTCATCGTGGTGCATCAGGCCAGCGAGCTGTGGTTCAAGGTATTGCGCCACGAAATGGACACGATGATCACGGCGCTCGAAGGGTTCGACACGATGCGGGCGTTGCTCGCCGTTCAGCGTGTGAACGTGCTCACCGAGATCGTCGCCCAGCAGCTCACGGCGCTCGACACGCTGCCTCCGCAGCGCTTCGCGCAGTTTCGCGGCTATCTCGGATCGAGCAGCGGTTCACAGAGCGCGCAGTTCCGTGCGATCGAAGCGACCGCCGGTTTGCGCGACCCGCACTTCTTGGCGGCCATCACCGAGCACGGCGAGCCACCCGCCGTGGTGAAGGAAGCCTTGGCCCGTCCGGTGCTGCAGTCGCTGGTGTTGGGGCTGATCGAACACGAGAAGATGGAGCTGGCCGAGCTGTACATGGGCCCCGGTCCAACG
This region of Gemmatimonas groenlandica genomic DNA includes:
- the hemF gene encoding oxygen-dependent coproporphyrinogen oxidase, with product MSAAVFPTEVLSPAPSVATRRAEATRWIAGLHDELTSFFGRLDGGGTFTEDRWERPGGGGGVARVMTDGVTFEKAGINRSAVMGELPELAARRLGGRGAAAGATHFFATGVSLVVHPRSPKVPTVHLNVRYFELTDEHGNLTDSWFGGGTDLTPFYPHVADGVTFHRALRDMADKHHARFYPDFKQWCDEYFVNVHRDNEARGIGGIFFDHLRPDEASHDLDHAGVQAFVSDVARVLRHAYEPIVERRRHEAFNEAEREFQLVRRGRYVEFNLVHDRGTIFGLQTNARVESVLMSLPPLAMWQYSPRYAPDSFEARLVRMLEPRDWITDATGE
- the hemG gene encoding protoporphyrinogen oxidase; the encoded protein is MRALADYRDTVPPSEQDAGDQRSVAVVGAGITGLVAAYELRRRGVNVTLYEASGQAGGAIRTSHTDGFLAEHGPNSFVTSAAVDALIAQLDLQDDVVEANPKANRRYIVRNGTLQSFPMTPPAMLATRLFSLKAKLRVLLEPLVRTRATDADESVASFVRRRMGHEVLDYAVDPFISGIFAGDTETLSMMHAFPRVFDLERRYGSLSAGLMATRGKMPPAPGEASDADLADLERAPAGPPTRARLISFVDGMQTLTDALAASLVGTMRLDCPVRLLHRNEGRWVVEAGQDGASRARTVDAVVMATPAHVLAAMELPAALRKNAALVERVEYPPVSTLTLGFERADVAHALDGFGMLIPSKEKRSMLGAQFSSSLFPDRAPDGHVAITCFVGGARMPERAREDTDLLVERVLIDLRQLLGVRGEPIFAKHVYWSRGIPQYTVGYQAVKDAADETELSNPGLYLAGNYRNGVSVGDCVASGHQIAHRVANYLARAG
- the bshB1 gene encoding bacillithiol biosynthesis deacetylase BshB1, whose amino-acid sequence is MTALDLLCIAPHRDDAELTCGGTLIKAVDAGHRVGVLDLTQGEMGTKGSAELRAAEAAHGARVMGVHVRENLGLPDAGISNTDDTRGRLVQVLRRLRPRVVIIPAPRGRHPDHRRTTELARDACFLSGLAKYQPGDHPAFRPFKLLHVVTYREDAVKPSFVVDISAQFARKLEAIKCYGSQFDGTTQAGEVYPNGEPLYDIVTHHAAHYGSLIRVQYGEPFYTDETLQIDDVTTLGVSTF
- a CDS encoding tryptophan 2,3-dioxygenase family protein, whose translation is MSEAAHAHTSSIDYGSYLRLPELLELQTLQSSPEHPDELLFIVVHQASELWFKVLRHEMDTMITALEGFDTMRALLAVQRVNVLTEIVAQQLTALDTLPPQRFAQFRGYLGSSSGSQSAQFRAIEATAGLRDPHFLAAITEHGEPPAVVKEALARPVLQSLVLGLIEHEKMELAELYMGPGPTPMFLLVEGLLEFEQRFARWRFLHVQLVERIIGPGTFGTGGTLGAKYLSRTVSHRFFPELWAVRSKFYGTAK